The following proteins come from a genomic window of Plutella xylostella chromosome 22, ilPluXylo3.1, whole genome shotgun sequence:
- the LOC105393285 gene encoding flocculation protein FLO11-like: MFHQVAGFVFLLASVSGAPPPSPTGVVPLEKDHTTVIPILSQSEEVEANGTFKFSYETGNGIKWEEESYNKVLPKVEARSGGSGEENDSSSDEIHVQRGSYSYTAPDGTLISLSYIADENGFQPVGSHIPTPPSPLSFSFGTKDKSGRALKASDSASAPSAPVAITKAAPKPTKEASKPASSAVAPTGTAEVSTTEAASAESSTTAATKADEPTTAAVSTESSSSSSAEESSSTTSAPAASTTEAEVTSTTTA, translated from the exons atgtttcatcaAGTAGCGGGTTTTGTTTTCTTATTGGCCAGTGTGTCGGGGGCTCCCCCGCCGTCTCCTACTGGGGTGGTTCCGCTGGAGAAAGATCACACAACTGTGATACCAATTCTTTCTCAGTCCGAGGAAGTTGAGGCAAACGGAACTTTCAAGTTTAG CTACGAGACTGGCAACGGTATCAAATGGGAGGAGGAGTCCTACAACAAAGTGCTGCCAAAAGTGGAGGCGCGCTCCGGCGGCAGCGGTGAAGAGAATGACAGCTCGAGTGATGAGATCCACGTGCAGCGCGGGTCGTACTCCTACACTGCTCCTGACGGCACGCTCATCAGCCTGAG TTACATTGCCGACGAAAACGGCTTCCAACCCGTTGGCTCCCACATTCCGACCCCGCCGTCTCCGCTCAGCTTCTCATTCGGAACTAAGGACAAGTCTGGACGCGCTCTGAAGGCCTCCGACAGTGCCAGCGCCCCGTCAGCCCCAGTGGCCATCACCAAGGCTGCACCAAAGCCGACAAAGGAAGCATCTAAGCCAGCCTCAAGCGCTGTAGCGCCAACTGGAACTGCTGAAGTGTCCACTACAGAGGCCGCGAGTGCAGAGTCTTCGACCACTGCAGCGACTAAAGCTGATGAACCAACAACGGCAGCTGTTTCCACTGAGTCTTCTTCTTCCAGCTCAGCTGAGGAAAGTTCGTCTACTACTTCCGCGCCAGCTGCATCTACAACCGAAGCTGAAGTAACGTCTACTACGACAGCTTAA
- the LOC105393283 gene encoding endocuticle structural glycoprotein ABD-4 — MWVLVLTGVVALAAAAPQKPGGDQVVAIIKQDFDQQVDGSYRYSFEAENGIKAEETGTLKKASGPDASDVIIAQGAYSYTAPDGTQISLNYIADDEGGFKPEGAHLPTPPPIPPAIQKALDYLATLPPPRN, encoded by the exons TGGGTGCTAGTGTTGACAGGCGTggtggcgctggcggcggcggcgccacaGAAGCCGGGCGGCGACCAGGTCGTGGCCATCATCAAACAGGACTTCGACCAACAAGTCGATGGCTCCTACAGATACAG CTTCGAAGCAGAGAACGGCATCAAGGCCGAAGAGACGGGGACCCTGAAGAAGGCCAGTGGACCCGACGCGAGTGACGTCATCATCGCGCAGGGAGCCTACAGCTACACCGCCCCCGACGGCACTCAGATCAGCCTCAACTACATCGCTGATGACGAGGGAGGGTTCAAGCCTGAG GGAGCGCATCTACCGACCCCTCCCCCGATCCCGCCCGCAATACAGAAGGCTTTGGACTACCTAGCGACGCTCCCTCCGCCCAGGAACTAG
- the LOC105393284 gene encoding uncharacterized protein LOC105393284: MFLVKVFIPALFLLLAIPKYCKSQDVEPTRYSFNHPPLDEDTEYVRSVNGDSIQDETEKQLEIKQSESSSQYVPIVKLTTGSDVEEVSKIQTLAGKPKKYRKIVRNKKLVRSNLQIPVAVIYDNPDDIPSTIGNIPPQSKGAILKNELEVEIAPTTTPSFSETTTEGNLKDNEATKSEPELTLSTEATPKPKRVKVQRRRKVVKKPIAAEQDLVTVTERTSNDNRRRRPINKETNESERIVQRNPVRSENVRSLKEQTTTPRIQSSARSTVRRVTTAAPQVTESERNVQKNQFTSRSGNVRTLQEQTTATPSIIQSSTRPTSRQTITAVPPTSQSTSTIRNTVRQSTLASPTTVTSDVKRKTENGRERLFIQSRIQEGDQNTKRTRSKDPVVPIVESRNIVYSHSGDFHYSYLSGDGTRAFEDSANEKNSEVVGGFSYKDKDGQDISLTYEAGVDGYRPVGAHLPTPPPIPPAIARALKYLATKSTPAYDTATESL; the protein is encoded by the exons atgtttttagttaaagtatttatacccgctttatttttattactagcgatacctaaatattgtaaatctCAAGATGTAGAGCCAACAAGATACAGTTTTAACCATCCTCCTTTAGACGAAGATACAGAATACGTCCGAAGCGTTAATGGTGATAGTATTCAAGATGAAACTGAGAAACAACTTGAGATAAAACAAAGTGAATCATCATCACAATATGTGCCAATTGTCAAGCTGACCACAGGAAGTGATGTCGAGGAGGTAAGCAAAATTCAAACTTTAGCTGGAAAAcctaaaaaatacagaaaaattGTGCGCAACAAGAAACTTGTAAGGAGCAATTTACAAATACCAGTGGCTGTTATCTACGATAATCCTGATGATATACCAAGCACCATAGGTAATATTCCACCTCAATCTAAGGGTGCCATTCTAAAAAACGAACTGGAAGTGGAAATTGCACCTACGACTACTCCTAGTTTTTCAGAAACCACAACTGAGGgtaatttaaaagataatGAAGCAACAAAGTCAGAGCCAGAGCTAACGCTGTCTACTGAGGCTACACCAAAACCCAAAAGAGTCAAGGTTCAAAGACGGCGTAAAGTAGTTAAGAAGCCAATTGCTGCAGAACAAGATTTAGTTACAGTCACTGAAAGAACATCAAATGACAATAGAAGGCGCAGACCAATAAAcaaagaaacaaatgaaagtgAAAGGATTGTTCAGAGAAATCCAGTTCGATCTGAAAATGTCAGAAGTTTAAAAGAGCAAACTACAACTCCTAGGATTCAGTCTAGCGCCAGGTCTACTGTTAGACGAGTAACTACAGCTGCACCGCAAGTAACTGAAAGTGAAAGAAATGTTCAGAAGAATCAATTTACCTCTAGATCTGGAAATGTCAGAACTTTGCAGGAACAAACTACAGCTACACCTTCTATCATCCAGTCTAGCACCAGACCTACTTCCAGACAAACCATTACAGCTGTTCCTCCCACTAGTCAATCTACAAGTACAATTAGAAATACTGTCAGACAGTCCACATTGGCTTCTCCTACAACCGTGACAAGCGACGTGAAAAGGAAAACTGAAAATGGTAGAGAAAGATTATTTATCCAATCTAGAATACAAGAAGGTGATCAAAATACTAAGAGGACCAGAAGCAAAGACCCGGTTGTGCCAATTGTCGAATCTAGAAACATTGTGTATTCCCACTCCGGTGACTTTCACTACAG CTATCTCTCTGGTGATGGCACAAGGGCGTTTGAAGATTCAGCAAACGAGAAAAACTCCGAGGTAGTTGGCGGATTCTCGTACAAA gACAAAGACGGTCAAGACATAAGCCTGACGTATGAAGCAGGTGTGGACGGCTACCGGCCGGTCGGTGCCCACTTGCCGACGCCACCGCCCATCCCCCCAGCAATCGCGAGAGCTCTCAAGTATTTGGCCACAAAATCTACCCCAGCTTATGACACGGCAACAgaaagtttgtaa